One segment of Canis aureus isolate CA01 chromosome 27, VMU_Caureus_v.1.0, whole genome shotgun sequence DNA contains the following:
- the RASAL1 gene encoding rasGAP-activating-like protein 1 isoform X2, whose translation MEMETLLGFTPWPRSGSSDPYCIVKVDDEVVARTATVWRSLSPFWGEEYTVHLPLDFHHLAFYVLDEDTVGHDDIIGKISLSREAITADPRGIDSWINLSRVDPDAEVQGEICLDVQMLEDTRGRCLRCHVLQARDLAPRDITGTSDPFARVFWGSQSLETSLSLSLRLPQTIKKTRFPHWDEVLELREMPGAPAPLRVELWDWDMVGKNDFLGMVEFPPQVLQQNAPSGWFRLLPFPRAEEDSGGTLGALRLKVRLSEDRILPSGYYQPLTELLMASVLEPAEEDAASPLAVLEELTLGDCRQDLATKLVKLFLGKGLAGPFLDYLTRREVMRTTDPNTLFRSNSLASKAMEQFMKLVGMPYLHEVLKPVITRVFEEKKYMELDPCKMDLGRTRRISFKGTPSEEHVRDASLGLLTGYLGPIVDAIVGSVGRCPPAMRLAFKQLHQCVEKHFPQAEHEDVKYLAISGFLFLRFFAPAILTPKLFDLRDQHADPQTSRSLLLLAKAVQSIGNLGQQLGQGKELWMAPLHPFLLQSISRVRHFLDQLVDVDGEEEAGSPARALVAPSVIVREGYLLKRKEEPAGLATRFAFKKRYFWLSGETLSYSKSPEWQMRSSIPVSHIRAVERVDEGAFQLPHVMQVVTQAGAGAPHTTYLQCKNVNELNQWLSALRKASAPNPDKLAACHPGAFRSSRWTCCLRAERSAAGCSRTHSAVTLGDWSDPLDPDAEIQMVYRQLLLGRDQLRIKFQEDPSIDSSPEADTEKGSRAMEGVCPDALAQQRAAAARLLEVLADLDRAHEEFQQREQQKVALGPLGH comes from the exons ATGGAGATGGAGACCCTGTTAGGATTTACCCCATGGCCAAG GTCTGGGAGCAGTGACCCCTACTGCATCGTGAAGGTGGATGACGAGGTGGTGGCCAG GACAGCAACTGTATGGCGGAGCCTGAGCCCCTTCTGGGGGGAGGAGTATACCGTACACCTGCCCCTGGATTTCCATCATCTGGCCTTCTATGTTCTGGACGAAGATACAGTGGG GCACGATGACATCATTGGCAAGAtctcgctgagcagggaagcAATCACAGCCGACCCCCGAG GAATTGATAGCTGGATCAACCTGAGCCGTGTCGACCCAGATGCAGAGGTGCAGGGTGAGATCTGCTTGGATGTGCAGATGCTGGAGGACACGCGGGGCCGTTGTCTTCGCTGTCACGTGCTCCAGGCCAG GGACCTGGCCCCCCGAGACATCACCGGCACATCTGACCCATTCGCTCGTGTGTTCTGGGGCAGCCAGAGCCTGGAGACTTCA CTCTCGCTGTCTCTCCGCCTTCCCCAGACTATCAAGAAGACCCGTTTCCCACACTGGGATGAAGTGCTGGAGCTGCGGGAGAtgccaggtgccccagccccGCTGCGGGTGGAGCTCTGGGACTGGGACATGGTGGGCAAGAATGACTTCTTAGGCATG GTGGAATTCCCCCCGCAGGTCCTGCAGCAGAACGCACCCAGTGGTTGGTTCCGTCTCCTACCCTTTCCCAGAGCCGAGGAGGATTCTGG gggaaccctgggtgcCCTGCGGCTGAAGGTGCGCCTCAGCGAGGACCGAATCCTGCCCTCCGGGTATTACCAGCCGCTCACGGAGCTGCTCATGGCGTCTGTGCTGGAGCCAGCAGAG GAGGATGCTGCTAGTCCGCTGGCTGTGCTGGAGGAGCTGACCTTGGGGGACTGCCGCCAGGACCTTGCCACCAAGCTGGTGAAGCTCTTTCTTGGCAAAGGCCTGGCTGGACCCTTTCTGGACTATCTCACCCGGCGTGAGGTTATGCGGACCA cTGACCCCAACACCCTCTTCCGTTCTAACTCCCTGGCATCCAAGGCAATGGAACAATTTATGAAG CTCGTGGGCATGCCTTACCTGCACGAGGTCCTGAAGCCGGTGATTACCCGCGTCTTCGAGGAAAAGAAGTACATGGAGCTGGACCCGTGCAAGATGGACCTGGGCCGCACCAG GAGAATCTCCTTCAAGGGCACGCCCTCCGAGGAGCACGTGCGGGACGCCAGCCTGGGGCTGCTGACGGGCTACCTGGGGCCCATCGTGGACGCCATCGTGGGCTCTGTGGGGCGCTGCCCACCTGCCATGCGCCTTGCTTTCAAGCAGCTGCACCAGTGCGTGGAGAAGCATTTCCCCCAGGCGGAGCACGAG GATGTGAAGTACCTGGCCATAAGTGGCTTTCTCTTCCTGCGATTCTTTGCACCTGCCATCCTCACCCCGAAGCTGTTTGACCTCCGGGACCAGCACGCGGATCCCCAGACCAGTCGCTCACTGCTACTCCTCGCCAAG GCTGTGCAAAGCATCGGAAACCTGGGCCAGCAACTGGGCCAGGGCAAGGAGCTGTGGATGGCCCCCCTCCACCCTTTCCTGCTACAGAGTATCTCACGTGTGAGACACTTCCTGGACCAGCTGGTGGatgtggatggggaggagg AGGCTGGGAGCCCAGCCAGGGCCCTGGTGGCCCCCTCGGTGATTGTTCGGGAAGGTTACCTGCTGAAGCGCAAGGAGGAGCCCGCCGGCCTGGCCACACGCTTTGCCTTCAAGAAGCGTTACTTCTGGCTCAGCGGGGAGACCCTCTCCTACTCCAAGAGTCCTGAGTGGCAG ATGCGCTCCTCCATCCCGGTGTCGCACATCCGCGCCGTGGAGCGCGTGGACGAGGGCGCCTTCCAGCTGCCGCACGTGATGCAGGTGGTAACGCAGGCCGGCGCGGGGGCGCCGCACACCACCTACCTCCAGTGCAAG AATGTGAACGAGCTCAACCAGTGGCTGTCGGCCCTGCGGAAGGCCAGTGCCCCCAACCCGGACAAGCTGGCCGCCTGCCACCCCGGTGCCTTCCGCAGCTCGCGCTGGACCTGCTGCCTCCGGGCTGAGCGCTCAG CTGCTGGTTGTAGCCGCACACACTCGGCCGTCACCCTGGGGGACTGGAGTGACCCACTGGATCCTGACGCTGAGATCCAGATGGTGTATCGGCAGCTGCTCCTGGGACGGGACCAGCTCAG GATAAAATTCCAGGAAGATCCCAGCATAGATTCAAGTCCGGAGGCAGACACAGAGAAGGGCTCCAGGGCCATGGAAG GGGTCTGTCCTGATGCCCTGGCCCAGCAGAGAGCGGCAGCTGCCCGCCTGCTGGAGGTGCTCGCAGATCTGGACCGAGCCCACGAGGAGTTCCAGCAGCGGGAGCAGCAGAAGGTGGCCCTGGGCCCCCTTGGGCACTGA
- the RASAL1 gene encoding rasGAP-activating-like protein 1 isoform X3, producing the protein MAKSSSLNVRVVEGRALPAKDVSGSSDPYCIVKVDDEVVARTATVWRSLSPFWGEEYTVHLPLDFHHLAFYVLDEDTVGHDDIIGKISLSREAITADPRGIDSWINLSRVDPDAEVQGEICLDVQMLEDTRGRCLRCHVLQARDLAPRDITGTSDPFARVFWGSQSLETSTIKKTRFPHWDEVLELREMPGAPAPLRVELWDWDMVGKNDFLGMVEFPPQVLQQNAPSGWFRLLPFPRAEEDSGGTLGALRLKVRLSEDRILPSGYYQPLTELLMASVLEPAEEDAASPLAVLEELTLGDCRQDLATKLVKLFLGKGLAGPFLDYLTRREVMRTTDPNTLFRSNSLASKAMEQFMKLVGMPYLHEVLKPVITRVFEEKKYMELDPCKMDLGRTRRISFKGTPSEEHVRDASLGLLTGYLGPIVDAIVGSVGRCPPAMRLAFKQLHQCVEKHFPQAEHEDVKYLAISGFLFLRFFAPAILTPKLFDLRDQHADPQTSRSLLLLAKAVQSIGNLGQQLGQGKELWMAPLHPFLLQSISRVRHFLDQLVDVDGEEEAGSPARALVAPSVIVREGYLLKRKEEPAGLATRFAFKKRYFWLSGETLSYSKSPEWQMRSSIPVSHIRAVERVDEGAFQLPHVMQVVTQAGAGAPHTTYLQCKNVNELNQWLSALRKASAPNPDKLAACHPGAFRSSRWTCCLRAERSAAGCSRTHSAVTLGDWSDPLDPDAEIQMVYRQLLLGRDQLRIKFQEDPSIDSSPEADTEKGSRAMEGVCPDALAQQRAAAARLLEVLADLDRAHEEFQQREQQKVALGPLGH; encoded by the exons ATGGCCAAGAGCAGCTCCCTGAATGTCCGCGTGGTGGAGGGTCGGGCGCTGCCCGCCAAGGACGT GTCTGGGAGCAGTGACCCCTACTGCATCGTGAAGGTGGATGACGAGGTGGTGGCCAG GACAGCAACTGTATGGCGGAGCCTGAGCCCCTTCTGGGGGGAGGAGTATACCGTACACCTGCCCCTGGATTTCCATCATCTGGCCTTCTATGTTCTGGACGAAGATACAGTGGG GCACGATGACATCATTGGCAAGAtctcgctgagcagggaagcAATCACAGCCGACCCCCGAG GAATTGATAGCTGGATCAACCTGAGCCGTGTCGACCCAGATGCAGAGGTGCAGGGTGAGATCTGCTTGGATGTGCAGATGCTGGAGGACACGCGGGGCCGTTGTCTTCGCTGTCACGTGCTCCAGGCCAG GGACCTGGCCCCCCGAGACATCACCGGCACATCTGACCCATTCGCTCGTGTGTTCTGGGGCAGCCAGAGCCTGGAGACTTCA ACTATCAAGAAGACCCGTTTCCCACACTGGGATGAAGTGCTGGAGCTGCGGGAGAtgccaggtgccccagccccGCTGCGGGTGGAGCTCTGGGACTGGGACATGGTGGGCAAGAATGACTTCTTAGGCATG GTGGAATTCCCCCCGCAGGTCCTGCAGCAGAACGCACCCAGTGGTTGGTTCCGTCTCCTACCCTTTCCCAGAGCCGAGGAGGATTCTGG gggaaccctgggtgcCCTGCGGCTGAAGGTGCGCCTCAGCGAGGACCGAATCCTGCCCTCCGGGTATTACCAGCCGCTCACGGAGCTGCTCATGGCGTCTGTGCTGGAGCCAGCAGAG GAGGATGCTGCTAGTCCGCTGGCTGTGCTGGAGGAGCTGACCTTGGGGGACTGCCGCCAGGACCTTGCCACCAAGCTGGTGAAGCTCTTTCTTGGCAAAGGCCTGGCTGGACCCTTTCTGGACTATCTCACCCGGCGTGAGGTTATGCGGACCA cTGACCCCAACACCCTCTTCCGTTCTAACTCCCTGGCATCCAAGGCAATGGAACAATTTATGAAG CTCGTGGGCATGCCTTACCTGCACGAGGTCCTGAAGCCGGTGATTACCCGCGTCTTCGAGGAAAAGAAGTACATGGAGCTGGACCCGTGCAAGATGGACCTGGGCCGCACCAG GAGAATCTCCTTCAAGGGCACGCCCTCCGAGGAGCACGTGCGGGACGCCAGCCTGGGGCTGCTGACGGGCTACCTGGGGCCCATCGTGGACGCCATCGTGGGCTCTGTGGGGCGCTGCCCACCTGCCATGCGCCTTGCTTTCAAGCAGCTGCACCAGTGCGTGGAGAAGCATTTCCCCCAGGCGGAGCACGAG GATGTGAAGTACCTGGCCATAAGTGGCTTTCTCTTCCTGCGATTCTTTGCACCTGCCATCCTCACCCCGAAGCTGTTTGACCTCCGGGACCAGCACGCGGATCCCCAGACCAGTCGCTCACTGCTACTCCTCGCCAAG GCTGTGCAAAGCATCGGAAACCTGGGCCAGCAACTGGGCCAGGGCAAGGAGCTGTGGATGGCCCCCCTCCACCCTTTCCTGCTACAGAGTATCTCACGTGTGAGACACTTCCTGGACCAGCTGGTGGatgtggatggggaggagg AGGCTGGGAGCCCAGCCAGGGCCCTGGTGGCCCCCTCGGTGATTGTTCGGGAAGGTTACCTGCTGAAGCGCAAGGAGGAGCCCGCCGGCCTGGCCACACGCTTTGCCTTCAAGAAGCGTTACTTCTGGCTCAGCGGGGAGACCCTCTCCTACTCCAAGAGTCCTGAGTGGCAG ATGCGCTCCTCCATCCCGGTGTCGCACATCCGCGCCGTGGAGCGCGTGGACGAGGGCGCCTTCCAGCTGCCGCACGTGATGCAGGTGGTAACGCAGGCCGGCGCGGGGGCGCCGCACACCACCTACCTCCAGTGCAAG AATGTGAACGAGCTCAACCAGTGGCTGTCGGCCCTGCGGAAGGCCAGTGCCCCCAACCCGGACAAGCTGGCCGCCTGCCACCCCGGTGCCTTCCGCAGCTCGCGCTGGACCTGCTGCCTCCGGGCTGAGCGCTCAG CTGCTGGTTGTAGCCGCACACACTCGGCCGTCACCCTGGGGGACTGGAGTGACCCACTGGATCCTGACGCTGAGATCCAGATGGTGTATCGGCAGCTGCTCCTGGGACGGGACCAGCTCAG GATAAAATTCCAGGAAGATCCCAGCATAGATTCAAGTCCGGAGGCAGACACAGAGAAGGGCTCCAGGGCCATGGAAG GGGTCTGTCCTGATGCCCTGGCCCAGCAGAGAGCGGCAGCTGCCCGCCTGCTGGAGGTGCTCGCAGATCTGGACCGAGCCCACGAGGAGTTCCAGCAGCGGGAGCAGCAGAAGGTGGCCCTGGGCCCCCTTGGGCACTGA
- the RASAL1 gene encoding rasGAP-activating-like protein 1 isoform X1: MAKSSSLNVRVVEGRALPAKDVSGSSDPYCIVKVDDEVVARTATVWRSLSPFWGEEYTVHLPLDFHHLAFYVLDEDTVGHDDIIGKISLSREAITADPRGIDSWINLSRVDPDAEVQGEICLDVQMLEDTRGRCLRCHVLQARDLAPRDITGTSDPFARVFWGSQSLETSLSLSLRLPQTIKKTRFPHWDEVLELREMPGAPAPLRVELWDWDMVGKNDFLGMVEFPPQVLQQNAPSGWFRLLPFPRAEEDSGGTLGALRLKVRLSEDRILPSGYYQPLTELLMASVLEPAEEDAASPLAVLEELTLGDCRQDLATKLVKLFLGKGLAGPFLDYLTRREVMRTTDPNTLFRSNSLASKAMEQFMKLVGMPYLHEVLKPVITRVFEEKKYMELDPCKMDLGRTRRISFKGTPSEEHVRDASLGLLTGYLGPIVDAIVGSVGRCPPAMRLAFKQLHQCVEKHFPQAEHEDVKYLAISGFLFLRFFAPAILTPKLFDLRDQHADPQTSRSLLLLAKAVQSIGNLGQQLGQGKELWMAPLHPFLLQSISRVRHFLDQLVDVDGEEEAGSPARALVAPSVIVREGYLLKRKEEPAGLATRFAFKKRYFWLSGETLSYSKSPEWQMRSSIPVSHIRAVERVDEGAFQLPHVMQVVTQAGAGAPHTTYLQCKNVNELNQWLSALRKASAPNPDKLAACHPGAFRSSRWTCCLRAERSAAGCSRTHSAVTLGDWSDPLDPDAEIQMVYRQLLLGRDQLRIKFQEDPSIDSSPEADTEKGSRAMEGVCPDALAQQRAAAARLLEVLADLDRAHEEFQQREQQKVALGPLGH; the protein is encoded by the exons ATGGCCAAGAGCAGCTCCCTGAATGTCCGCGTGGTGGAGGGTCGGGCGCTGCCCGCCAAGGACGT GTCTGGGAGCAGTGACCCCTACTGCATCGTGAAGGTGGATGACGAGGTGGTGGCCAG GACAGCAACTGTATGGCGGAGCCTGAGCCCCTTCTGGGGGGAGGAGTATACCGTACACCTGCCCCTGGATTTCCATCATCTGGCCTTCTATGTTCTGGACGAAGATACAGTGGG GCACGATGACATCATTGGCAAGAtctcgctgagcagggaagcAATCACAGCCGACCCCCGAG GAATTGATAGCTGGATCAACCTGAGCCGTGTCGACCCAGATGCAGAGGTGCAGGGTGAGATCTGCTTGGATGTGCAGATGCTGGAGGACACGCGGGGCCGTTGTCTTCGCTGTCACGTGCTCCAGGCCAG GGACCTGGCCCCCCGAGACATCACCGGCACATCTGACCCATTCGCTCGTGTGTTCTGGGGCAGCCAGAGCCTGGAGACTTCA CTCTCGCTGTCTCTCCGCCTTCCCCAGACTATCAAGAAGACCCGTTTCCCACACTGGGATGAAGTGCTGGAGCTGCGGGAGAtgccaggtgccccagccccGCTGCGGGTGGAGCTCTGGGACTGGGACATGGTGGGCAAGAATGACTTCTTAGGCATG GTGGAATTCCCCCCGCAGGTCCTGCAGCAGAACGCACCCAGTGGTTGGTTCCGTCTCCTACCCTTTCCCAGAGCCGAGGAGGATTCTGG gggaaccctgggtgcCCTGCGGCTGAAGGTGCGCCTCAGCGAGGACCGAATCCTGCCCTCCGGGTATTACCAGCCGCTCACGGAGCTGCTCATGGCGTCTGTGCTGGAGCCAGCAGAG GAGGATGCTGCTAGTCCGCTGGCTGTGCTGGAGGAGCTGACCTTGGGGGACTGCCGCCAGGACCTTGCCACCAAGCTGGTGAAGCTCTTTCTTGGCAAAGGCCTGGCTGGACCCTTTCTGGACTATCTCACCCGGCGTGAGGTTATGCGGACCA cTGACCCCAACACCCTCTTCCGTTCTAACTCCCTGGCATCCAAGGCAATGGAACAATTTATGAAG CTCGTGGGCATGCCTTACCTGCACGAGGTCCTGAAGCCGGTGATTACCCGCGTCTTCGAGGAAAAGAAGTACATGGAGCTGGACCCGTGCAAGATGGACCTGGGCCGCACCAG GAGAATCTCCTTCAAGGGCACGCCCTCCGAGGAGCACGTGCGGGACGCCAGCCTGGGGCTGCTGACGGGCTACCTGGGGCCCATCGTGGACGCCATCGTGGGCTCTGTGGGGCGCTGCCCACCTGCCATGCGCCTTGCTTTCAAGCAGCTGCACCAGTGCGTGGAGAAGCATTTCCCCCAGGCGGAGCACGAG GATGTGAAGTACCTGGCCATAAGTGGCTTTCTCTTCCTGCGATTCTTTGCACCTGCCATCCTCACCCCGAAGCTGTTTGACCTCCGGGACCAGCACGCGGATCCCCAGACCAGTCGCTCACTGCTACTCCTCGCCAAG GCTGTGCAAAGCATCGGAAACCTGGGCCAGCAACTGGGCCAGGGCAAGGAGCTGTGGATGGCCCCCCTCCACCCTTTCCTGCTACAGAGTATCTCACGTGTGAGACACTTCCTGGACCAGCTGGTGGatgtggatggggaggagg AGGCTGGGAGCCCAGCCAGGGCCCTGGTGGCCCCCTCGGTGATTGTTCGGGAAGGTTACCTGCTGAAGCGCAAGGAGGAGCCCGCCGGCCTGGCCACACGCTTTGCCTTCAAGAAGCGTTACTTCTGGCTCAGCGGGGAGACCCTCTCCTACTCCAAGAGTCCTGAGTGGCAG ATGCGCTCCTCCATCCCGGTGTCGCACATCCGCGCCGTGGAGCGCGTGGACGAGGGCGCCTTCCAGCTGCCGCACGTGATGCAGGTGGTAACGCAGGCCGGCGCGGGGGCGCCGCACACCACCTACCTCCAGTGCAAG AATGTGAACGAGCTCAACCAGTGGCTGTCGGCCCTGCGGAAGGCCAGTGCCCCCAACCCGGACAAGCTGGCCGCCTGCCACCCCGGTGCCTTCCGCAGCTCGCGCTGGACCTGCTGCCTCCGGGCTGAGCGCTCAG CTGCTGGTTGTAGCCGCACACACTCGGCCGTCACCCTGGGGGACTGGAGTGACCCACTGGATCCTGACGCTGAGATCCAGATGGTGTATCGGCAGCTGCTCCTGGGACGGGACCAGCTCAG GATAAAATTCCAGGAAGATCCCAGCATAGATTCAAGTCCGGAGGCAGACACAGAGAAGGGCTCCAGGGCCATGGAAG GGGTCTGTCCTGATGCCCTGGCCCAGCAGAGAGCGGCAGCTGCCCGCCTGCTGGAGGTGCTCGCAGATCTGGACCGAGCCCACGAGGAGTTCCAGCAGCGGGAGCAGCAGAAGGTGGCCCTGGGCCCCCTTGGGCACTGA
- the RASAL1 gene encoding rasGAP-activating-like protein 1 isoform X4, which yields MAKSSSLNVRVVEGRALPAKDVSGSSDPYCIVKVDDEVVARTATVWRSLSPFWGEEYTVHLPLDFHHLAFYVLDEDTVGHDDIIGKISLSREAITADPRGIDSWINLSRVDPDAEVQGEICLDVQMLEDTRGRCLRCHVLQARDLAPRDITGTSDPFARVFWGSQSLETSLSLSLRLPQTIKKTRFPHWDEVLELREMPGAPAPLRVELWDWDMVGKNDFLGMVEFPPQVLQQNAPSGWFRLLPFPRAEEDSGGTLGALRLKVRLSEDRILPSGYYQPLTELLMASVLEPAEEDAASPLAVLEELTLGDCRQDLATKLVKLFLGKGLAGPFLDYLTRREVMRTTDPNTLFRSNSLASKAMEQFMKLVGMPYLHEVLKPVITRVFEEKKYMELDPCKMDLGRTRRISFKGTPSEEHVRDASLGLLTGYLGPIVDAIVGSVGRCPPAMRLAFKQLHQCVEKHFPQAEHEDVKYLAISGFLFLRFFAPAILTPKLFDLRDQHADPQTSRSLLLLAKAVQSIGNLGQQLGQGKELWMAPLHPFLLQSISRVRHFLDQLVDVDGEEEAGSPARALVAPSVIVREGYLLKRKEEPAGLATRFAFKKRYFWLSGETLSYSKSPEWQPTRQRQACLPDALLHPGVAHPRRGARGRGRLPAAARDAGGNAGRRGGAAHHLPPVQECERAQPVAVGPAEGQCPQPGQAGRLPPRCLPQLALDLLPPG from the exons ATGGCCAAGAGCAGCTCCCTGAATGTCCGCGTGGTGGAGGGTCGGGCGCTGCCCGCCAAGGACGT GTCTGGGAGCAGTGACCCCTACTGCATCGTGAAGGTGGATGACGAGGTGGTGGCCAG GACAGCAACTGTATGGCGGAGCCTGAGCCCCTTCTGGGGGGAGGAGTATACCGTACACCTGCCCCTGGATTTCCATCATCTGGCCTTCTATGTTCTGGACGAAGATACAGTGGG GCACGATGACATCATTGGCAAGAtctcgctgagcagggaagcAATCACAGCCGACCCCCGAG GAATTGATAGCTGGATCAACCTGAGCCGTGTCGACCCAGATGCAGAGGTGCAGGGTGAGATCTGCTTGGATGTGCAGATGCTGGAGGACACGCGGGGCCGTTGTCTTCGCTGTCACGTGCTCCAGGCCAG GGACCTGGCCCCCCGAGACATCACCGGCACATCTGACCCATTCGCTCGTGTGTTCTGGGGCAGCCAGAGCCTGGAGACTTCA CTCTCGCTGTCTCTCCGCCTTCCCCAGACTATCAAGAAGACCCGTTTCCCACACTGGGATGAAGTGCTGGAGCTGCGGGAGAtgccaggtgccccagccccGCTGCGGGTGGAGCTCTGGGACTGGGACATGGTGGGCAAGAATGACTTCTTAGGCATG GTGGAATTCCCCCCGCAGGTCCTGCAGCAGAACGCACCCAGTGGTTGGTTCCGTCTCCTACCCTTTCCCAGAGCCGAGGAGGATTCTGG gggaaccctgggtgcCCTGCGGCTGAAGGTGCGCCTCAGCGAGGACCGAATCCTGCCCTCCGGGTATTACCAGCCGCTCACGGAGCTGCTCATGGCGTCTGTGCTGGAGCCAGCAGAG GAGGATGCTGCTAGTCCGCTGGCTGTGCTGGAGGAGCTGACCTTGGGGGACTGCCGCCAGGACCTTGCCACCAAGCTGGTGAAGCTCTTTCTTGGCAAAGGCCTGGCTGGACCCTTTCTGGACTATCTCACCCGGCGTGAGGTTATGCGGACCA cTGACCCCAACACCCTCTTCCGTTCTAACTCCCTGGCATCCAAGGCAATGGAACAATTTATGAAG CTCGTGGGCATGCCTTACCTGCACGAGGTCCTGAAGCCGGTGATTACCCGCGTCTTCGAGGAAAAGAAGTACATGGAGCTGGACCCGTGCAAGATGGACCTGGGCCGCACCAG GAGAATCTCCTTCAAGGGCACGCCCTCCGAGGAGCACGTGCGGGACGCCAGCCTGGGGCTGCTGACGGGCTACCTGGGGCCCATCGTGGACGCCATCGTGGGCTCTGTGGGGCGCTGCCCACCTGCCATGCGCCTTGCTTTCAAGCAGCTGCACCAGTGCGTGGAGAAGCATTTCCCCCAGGCGGAGCACGAG GATGTGAAGTACCTGGCCATAAGTGGCTTTCTCTTCCTGCGATTCTTTGCACCTGCCATCCTCACCCCGAAGCTGTTTGACCTCCGGGACCAGCACGCGGATCCCCAGACCAGTCGCTCACTGCTACTCCTCGCCAAG GCTGTGCAAAGCATCGGAAACCTGGGCCAGCAACTGGGCCAGGGCAAGGAGCTGTGGATGGCCCCCCTCCACCCTTTCCTGCTACAGAGTATCTCACGTGTGAGACACTTCCTGGACCAGCTGGTGGatgtggatggggaggagg AGGCTGGGAGCCCAGCCAGGGCCCTGGTGGCCCCCTCGGTGATTGTTCGGGAAGGTTACCTGCTGAAGCGCAAGGAGGAGCCCGCCGGCCTGGCCACACGCTTTGCCTTCAAGAAGCGTTACTTCTGGCTCAGCGGGGAGACCCTCTCCTACTCCAAGAGTCCTGAGTGGCAG CCCACCCGGCAGCGACAGGCCTGTCTCCCAGATGCGCTCCTCCATCCCGGTGTCGCACATCCGCGCCGTGGAGCGCGTGGACGAGGGCGCCTTCCAGCTGCCGCACGTGATGCAGGTGGTAACGCAGGCCGGCGCGGGGGCGCCGCACACCACCTACCTCCAGTGCAAG AATGTGAACGAGCTCAACCAGTGGCTGTCGGCCCTGCGGAAGGCCAGTGCCCCCAACCCGGACAAGCTGGCCGCCTGCCACCCCGGTGCCTTCCGCAGCTCGCGCTGGACCTGCTGCCTCCGGGCTGA